In Arachis hypogaea cultivar Tifrunner chromosome 17, arahy.Tifrunner.gnm2.J5K5, whole genome shotgun sequence, a single window of DNA contains:
- the LOC112762558 gene encoding UPF0481 protein At3g47200 produces MGNQDQVTIELQALLDKEPLIETKSCSIYKVPDEIRQSNVEAYIPMVVSIGPLHHGDSRLQKMEDHKLLYYKHFIQSSNASLSELVSCVRELEPQIRSCYSEKIDLTADEFVRVILVDSAFIIELLLTDEWAKDDVIFLQPWLLSRIASDLILLENQLPFFVFEKLHNLAFSSFLLNNGHHEFPSFMKLAFRFFSFTLNFNKSPEPPHDSSILHFTDQIRYLYLMKQRPSKREHKPLVLGYTAYELVEAGVKFVVNESSSSRGCMLDLEFEYGTLKIPHIVVDDGTEILLRNIVALEQCHYPQEHYIIDYVRFFGQLINTNKDVGVLIKAGIIDDMVGGNYESSVAKLFSDVRKNITVTSANVDYLKLCHDLNAYYNHPWHSKMATLRRDYFTTPWKTAASIAGIFLLILTVIQTVCSILQVLCS; encoded by the coding sequence aTGGGAAATCAGGATCAAGTTACAATAGAGCTTCAAGCATTGCTGGACAAAGAGCCTCTGATTGAAACCAAAAGCTGTAGCATCTACAAGGTGCCCGATGAAATCCGCCAATCAAATGTAGAAGCATACATTCCAATGGTGGTTTCAATTGGCCCTCTTCATCATGGAGATTCAAGGCTGCAAAAGATGGAGGAccacaagctcctttactacaaACATTTCATTCAAAGTTCCAATGCAAGTTTATCTGAATTGGTGAGTTGCGTGCGAGAGTTGGAGCCACAAATCCGTTCATGTTATTCCGAGAAGATCGATCTCACAGCTGACGAATTCGTGAGGGTAATATTGGTAGACTCTGCTTTCATAATTGAGCTTCTCTTAACAGATGAATGGGCAAAGGATGATGTTATCTTCTTACAACCATGGCTGTTGAGTCGAATAGCATCGGATTTGATATTACTTGAGAATCAACTTCCTTTCTTTGTTTTCGAGAAGCTTCACAATTTagctttttcatcttttttattgAATAACGGTCATCATGAATTCCCTTCGTTTATGAAGCTTGCTTTTCGTTTCTTTTCATTTACTCTCAATTTCAACAAATCGCCGGAACCACCACATGATAGCAGCATATTGCACTTCACGGATCAGATTAGATACTTGTACTTGATGAAGCAACGACCTTCTAAAAGAGAACATAAACCGTTAGTTCTCGGTTACACTGCATACGAGTTAGTTGAAGCGGGAGTGAAGTTCGTAGTAAATGAATCATCATCAAGTCGTGGATGCATGCTAGACTTGGAATTTGAATATGGTACTCTTAAAATTCCACATATTGTAGTGGATGATGGGACAGAAATTTTGTTGAGGAACATTGTGGCTTTAGAACAGTGTCATTATCCTCAAGAACACTACATCATTGACTATGTTAGATTCTTTGGTCAACTCATCAACACAAACAAGGATGTTGGTGTTCTTATTAAAGCTGGAATAATTGATGACATGGTTGGTGGTAATTATGAAAGCTCAGTGGCTAAGTTATTCAGCGATGTTAGGAAGAATATTACAGTGACGAGTGCTAATGTTGATTATCTCAAACTTTGCCATGATTTGAATGCTTACTATAATCATCCATGGCACAGTAAAATGGCAACTCTGAGGCGTGATTATTTTACCACTCCATGGAAGACAGCAGCTTCCATTGCTGGAATTTTTCTGCTAATTCTCACTGTTATTCAAACTGTATGTTCTATTCTCCAAGTTTTATGTTCTTAA